The following are encoded together in the Bactrocera neohumeralis isolate Rockhampton chromosome 6, APGP_CSIRO_Bneo_wtdbg2-racon-allhic-juicebox.fasta_v2, whole genome shotgun sequence genome:
- the LOC126762081 gene encoding syntaxin-7 codes for MDLQHMENGISGGGHGAIAGQTAGFSETDFQRLAQTIATSIQKILQNVSTMQRMVNQFNTPQDSPDLKKQLHQIMTYTHQLVSDTNNHLKEVDKCKERHLKIQRDRLVDEFTAALTAFQGVQRKTVDIEKNAVRQARAHSYNISKPPGTNSSSGSGGGGTSGSNNSGSFFEDNFFNRKSNQSQTQTQMQEEIDLQALEEQERQIRELEENIVGVNEIYKKLGAMVYEQGLTVDSIESSVEQTSVFVSQGADNLRKASSYKNKLRKKKLILIGILSVVLFIIIMILVFEFKK; via the exons ATGGATTTGCAGCATATGGAGAATGGCATCAGTGGCGGTGGCCACGGTGCTATTGCTGGTCAAACTGCTGGCTTCAGTGAAACGGACTTTCAGCGACTTGCCCAAACCATTGCAACaagcatacaaaaaatattgcaaaatg TGTCAACCATGCAACGTATGGTCAACCAATTTAATACCCCACAGGACTCCCCCGATTTGAAGAAACAGCT ACATCAAATAATGACCTACACCCATCAGCTGGTTTCGGATACAAATAATCACTTAAAAGAGGTGGACAAGTGCAAAGAACGCCATTTAAAAATACAGCGTGATCGTTTGGTGGACGAATTCACTGCTGCTTTAACAGCATTTCAG ggtGTACAACGTAAGACCGTCGATATCGAAAAGAATGCTGTTCGACAAGCGCGTGCGCACAGTTATAATATTAGTAAACCACCGGGCACGAATAGCAGCAGTGGCAGCGGCGGTGGCGGTACCAGTGGCAGCAACAATAGCGGCTCATTCTTCGAggataattttttcaatcgtAAATCGAATCAatcacaaacacaaacacaaatgcaGGAAGAAATCGATTTGCAAGCGCTGGAAGAACAAGAACGACAAATACGCGAATTGGAG GAAAATATTGTGGGTGTAAATGAGATTTACAAGAAGCTCGGTGCTATGGTATACGAACAGGGTCTAACCGTTGATTCAATTGAGTCGTCCGTGGAGCAGACTAGTGTATTTGTGTCACAGGGTGCCGATAACCTGCGTAAAGCCAGTTCGTATAAA AATAAACTGCGCAAGAAGAAGCTTATATTGATTGGCATTCTCTCTGTAGTACTTTTCATCATCATTATGATACTTGTATtcgagtttaaaaaataa